From Caretta caretta isolate rCarCar2 chromosome 3, rCarCar1.hap1, whole genome shotgun sequence, a single genomic window includes:
- the PAX1 gene encoding paired box protein Pax-1 — MEQTYGEVNQLGGVFVNGRPLPNAIRLRIVELAQLGIRPCDISRQLRVSHGCVSKILARYNETGSILPGAIGGSKPRVTTPNVVKHIRDYKQGDPGIFAWEIRDRLLADGVCDKYNVPSVSSISRILRNKIGNLSQPNPYDSTKQPPPQPTLPYNHIYQYPYPNPMASSGTKMGHHPGVPVTAGHVSIPRSWPSAHSVSNILGIRTFMEQTGPLAGTEGSAYPPKMEDWPSVNRTAFPPAQAANGIDKAAMEADIKYPQPAPGLSSFLPACAYPSSNQHGVYAGPGAGYITPGHHWQAQSSPLAHHGPGVTVPGGELGTAMAFKHPAREVVDRKPSSPVGKPQETLNNIHGLSIPASSS, encoded by the exons ATGG AGCAAACCTACGGCGAAGTGAACCAGCTGGGAGGCGTCTTTGTCAACGGGAGACCCCTGCCCAACGCCATCCGCTTGAGGATCGTGGAGCTGGCCCAGCTCGGGATCCGACCCTGCGACATCAGCCGCCAGCTGCGGGTCTCTCACGGCTGCGTGAGTAAAATCCTGGCCCGCTACAACGAGACGGGCTCGATCTTACCCGGAGCCATCGGCGGGAGCAAGCCGCGGGTCACCACCCCCAACGTGGTGAAGCACATCCGAGACTACAAGCAAGGCGACCCGGGGATCTTCGCGTGGGAGATCCGAGACCGGCTGCTGGCGGACGGGGTGTGTGACAAATACAACGTGCCCTCCGTCAGCTCCATCAGCAGGATTTTACGGAACAAAATCGGGAACCTCTCCCAGCCCAACCCCTACGACAGCACCAAGCAGCCTCCCCCCCAGCCAACGCTGCCCTATAACCACATTTACCAGTACCCCTACCCCAACCCCATGGCCTCCTCTGGGACCAAAATGGGCCATCACCCGGGCGTGCCGGTCACAGCTGGACATGTCAGTATCCCCAGATCCTGGCCCTCGGCGCATTCGGTCAGCAACATCCTCGGTATCCGGACCTTCATGGAGCAAACAG GGCCTctggctgggacagaggggtCTGCCTACCCACCCAAAATGGAAGACTGGCCTAGTGTGAACAGAACGGCCTTCCCTCCCGCCCAGGCAGCCAATGGGATTGATAAAGCTGCAATGGAAGCGGACATTAAGTACCCCCAG CCTGCCCCTGGCCTTTCCAGCTTCCTCCCAGCCTGCGCCTACCCCTCTTCCAACCAGCACGGGGTTTACGCTGGCCCCGGGGCGGGCTACATCACCCCCGGCCACCACTGGCAGGCGCAAAGCAGCCCCCTGGCGCACCACGGGCCCGGAGTGACGGTCCCCGGAGGAGAGCTGGGCACCGCCATGGCCTTCAAGCATCCCGCCCGAGAAG TTGTGGACAGAAAACCTTCCAGTCCTGTAGGCAAACCTCAAGAAACCCTAAATAATATACATGGACTTTCTATCCCAGCCTCATCTTCCTAG